The Branchiostoma floridae strain S238N-H82 chromosome 6, Bfl_VNyyK, whole genome shotgun sequence genomic interval GAGTCTCTGGCACTGGAGTGTTAGTGAAAAGTGACACTACGTCATGAGATACAAACATCTCACCCTCTTCTACTATGATACTAGCCATTTCTTCGGCGAGGTGTTTGGAGTTTTTGATATGGTGCTCAGTTTTCCCAACCAAAGGGGCCAAAAGGTCAGCTAGCGCTCGTGACGTATTGTAACCGATCGACCCGGTGTAATCTACAaaagctgagccacgtctgggatggcattcttgctgctgcaacgccacctacatcggctataagtagcagcaagaagtagttcccgtcattccaccctgatgatggtgtctgacagacaccgaaacgtcggaagtaagttattttctggttgtgctaaaagaaccttactatatgaataattgccaacctgatgaagttatttacggataTTACGAACATTAGTTCAAGTAGAAAATCAGTGGCTTAACTGTATATCCATCGATTGAGTCATATAGAACAACATAATCCACTTAAGACCACCTTTAGCGACCGCTCAGTGTAGAAAGTGACGTCGACGAACCAATACAGCTAATATTGTTACATGGGTCCTACATACCTATGTAGCAATTTGAACATGTCATTTGCCCCCAATCTTGTTCCAAGTATGGTGCAAATTGTTTAAATAAACCTTGATCAAAAGCAAGCTTTGACAGGAATTTTCGACGCCTAAACAAAGAATTGTCAAGGATCAGTATCAGTGTAGTCTGTGTAATACAACTAATGGCCTCTCTCGCTCGGATCATTGGCCTAATCGGGCTAGCTATAGAGTCAATGATTTGACGCTGAAAGGCACCGAACTGGACTTACCAGTTGAGATGACCCCGGGCCCAGTCATGCGGGGACACATCATGGCGGACCGTAAAGTTTAACACAACAGTACGGTACAGACCacttccagaagtgccaggtatGTAAAAACTTGATgacaatatgtattttagtCTTTGACGAACACAGTCATTATCATCTGCATGTACTTGCAAGCACCACTTAATCTTTGAAAGATTGCATTTGCGCGAAAAAAAGTCTCACAGCCGCGGCATGCTGACATGTATACGTTTACAAGACCTTGAAGACATGCAAAGTGTAACATTTTGTCATATTGTCTACAGGACACTGGTATTGAAGAAAAAGCTGAAAAGGAAGGAAAACTCCAAACCCACAGACCACTTAGTGATTCCAAAAGTCTAGCTACGGACGTCACCGCTTATTACTTTTCATCGTTTACGTAATGCAAAGACAAATTTGTACCTTGACGCTTACATGATAATTACGAGTATGCACCAAGTAACGCTCTTCGCTACACCGATATTGTTAATAGGCGTACCACCTGGGAAAACACAACTTACCCGAAGCACTCAGAGTGACAAGCAGTTGTCAAGAAAGTTCCCGATATGTTAAGGATGAATTTAAGGCACCCTGTTACCACGGCACTGTTTGTACTGACTATGGTTGGCGTAATGTACTATTTCGTGCAACCCCGGAAGTCACCCCTTGGCCTTGCACAAAGCAAGGAGAGAACTGCGCCCCTTGATTTAGATAAAGTGAGTGACAACCGGTTCTTAGGAACGGAAGAACGAGTATCAGTCGACAAAATTGCAGCAGGGACCTCTCGAGTACAGCCCACTTGTAAGAGAATATGGCAGAAGGGACGGTCGTCATGGTTTGATAGCAGGTTTGATGACAACATCAGGCCTGTCTGGTCACGGGCTAACATAGAGCTGCCTGCTGACGCCAGGAAGTGGTGGATGGTAAGGGTTGTCTCTTAAAGTTTGCACTTTGATAGAACAAGTTGTACGTATGCTTCAAGCGTATGCTTGTATGGTAACATTTTGCTAGAGTAAGGgctttttcgtttgtttgttgaaagttatttattcatgagaagctctaatcggcctgcaggccgcttttcattgaggtcaggGTCAGATGAACATACAACAGAGCAAGGAGGTTCCCCTTTTTCAAACTCCTTGAACAGAGGTAAAGGTCAATTGTCCGAAAAGAATGTTGTGTGTTGTTCTTTTTTCTAATCTATGCTCTGACTAACACCCCATcattagcagctgtgctgaACTTAATTACTTTGTTCTCATAAATGATGTGTGAACTGATTATTACCATAAGCTATCTCAACTCTTTCTACAGGCTATCCAGGAGAGCAAGGACGAGGACCCCGCCCCCCTCCTGACTGCATTATTTGACATAGGAGCACCAGATGTCGACCCGTGGGCCAGCCGTAACCTCACAGAGTGTCTCCGCTGCGCTGTGGTGGGCAACTCTGGCAACCTCAGGCAGTCCAACTATGGGGAGGAGATCGATGGATATGACTTGATCTTCAGGTGCGCTTGCCTATATGTATACTAGTCATTAGCGATGGGTGTTTATCATTGCTTCTCGAATATAAGCTGTATGGAAATGACCTGCTCtattccattataggactattgcaacatgtgatatttgtaactgatgatgatgtgatgatgatgatgatatttgtaactgagaaagagaagaatgttgatagatattatgcaaattagatagaatatgcatgattaatgagaaaatatcataatccCACTGCCGTAGttttgtacaggtgaacatcattgaacattaattatgcaattgaggagcattgattatgcaattgaggaactaatttgcataaaaaatgacacaatcaaTGCACCGGTTGCAAAGGTGATGTCAAATCGTTTAGTAAAGATATGGGGTCGTCACTGTCATCAAGATCAAAGATAGAAAAATGACGTTAGTCACTCATACAGTGTTGTAAAGATAATGAAAAGCTCCCATTGTGTTTTGCAACTGTGGAGTTCACAAacccacacatacacaaatcCATTGAGAGTCAAAAATGACCTTTGCATTGACTCCTTGTACAGAATGAACGGTGCCCCTACTCAGGGCTGGGAGAAGGATGTCGGCCACAGAACCACCCACCATTTCATGTACCCAGAGAGCGCCATAGACTTGTCAGATGACGTCAGCTTTGTACTGATGAACTTCAAACCTCTAGATCTCAAATGGATGAAGACTGCACTTACAGATGGGTCCATTACTTGGTAAAGGTTACTTGAAAATTTTAAGTGGACCTCTGAGTTAGTTATTGGAAGTCTTCGCACTGCTTTTCTCCTTCCTCTTGCAACATACAAACAATGCCATTTGTGCCAGTCGTTAACAGTCTTTTATATCACTGCATGCTTACATGACTGGTAGCCTACTGTTTCGATATCCTCACTCGTGGAAAGTCTTTTGACAATTTTAACTCTATGTTTCAGGACATACATGACAGTGAGAAGTAGAATTCAAACGAATAAATCAAAGGTAAGAAATGTTACATTAATTTCAGGACATTGAATCGTAGGAACCCCATCAGTTTAATATGGAGGACAAGTTTGGTAGGAAACCAATAAAGACTTCTACTTATATTTACTCTACAATCAATAAACAATCAAACTTcaccttaacttgaaagttcatctgtgttggtaagaGTCATTCTTGAATTAGTTtattgtaatatccaacacaccaacacaccaacTTTTATGTTATAATAGATATTACAGTTCAAAACTAGTTCAAAAACAAACTTCCCCTTATTACAATTGGTAAAGATTTAAGTTCTATGACTTCATTGTCTATTTCAACCATAACATAGGTAGAGAGaatgatgaaatacatgtacaaactatactaaattgcaaaagaaaaattctTTGCTGCATTGAAAAACATCCtgcttcatttatcattcacaTTCACTTAGTGTAtagagactactagtatttttcagATTCATTCCCTTCGAACGGATTATCTCTCATCATATTCTGCTGTTTAACCGTGTTTCCAGCATACGAATGAACAACATAATTCTTTAGTAACGTTACCTAGCTGTATATGGAAATCAACGTATAATATATATGATTACCATCCACAGATTCTAGTGTACAATCCTGCTTTCGTTAAGTACATCCATGACAGGTGGACGGAGCGTCACGCGATTTACCCATCCACAGGAAGCTTAGTGGTCCTTTTTGCAGTACACGTGTGTGATGAGGTAAGAAAAACATAACTGAAAGCCAAAGATGTTTTGTCCTAAAGGTTGCATTCCACATTGACGTAATATCGTGGACACTACATATCGTGTTAAAATAATTGCGAGCCAGATATGAGTTGAAGGTATGGGGCTAGCTGAAGTAATGGTGGTATTTGTTTTACTTGCAGTATATATTCACAAAGCGATCCCATTCTTGCCTATACGTTTTATGTTATCGTTTGTATATCTGCCATGCTGTGCCCTAATATCATTATATGATCAGTGTGAGTGAGAACGGCGCACTGTATTGTATGTATCTTTGCAATATATAAACCTTATGGCTGCAATACTATAGATGTTGTGTGGTGATCTGCATAGTCACGAGCTATTACATTTTATTTGCGTAATATGTCACAAGGTGGTTGTCAGGTaaagatgtacatttttatttttgttggtAGACACGTTTTTTTATTTGATGACAACGTTTGTGTACCTGAACATTTGAGGAATATAGaacagcgagagcttgtgtaaagcTATTGGTGAAAGAGCCATGCCTTTTTCTATGTTGACTAGTGGTTCATGGAGACCTTTGGAAACTGTTTTGTCTATTATTTCAGGTGGACGTGTATGGTTACGGAGCTGACAAACACGGAATCTGGGACCACTACTGGGACCCGTCGCACATCGGACAGACCATCGGACAGACCATCGGAGTCCACGACTCCTCATTTGAACAGCTTCTCCTTCAGAAACTGCAATTGGAGGGGATCATCAAAATCCACAGAGGCAATGCAGATCACTAGTTACCACTGTATGCTATTATAGAGAcgagagaaatgaactgtattgTCTAGTAAAAAAATCTATTCCCCTATTTCATACACTTAAgttctgtaaaaaaattcatgttCCTAATGAAACTAGACAAActatcgatcataaaacatatctgtcaTTTTATCTCCACCATAACTGAAAagcgagaagttgaatttatctaacaATAGTTTTTGTCTTGTTTCTGTTCAACGTATTtcttgtcttgttgtgacctgtagttagcccggtgtggcaaaaatgtgcaataaaaggTCTACGTTCATACACTGTATGTAATCACGCTACTGTTGGCTCTGTTAGCTAAATGTAAGTAACTTTTTGCACGGCTTCATAATGAGAAACCTAACCGTGTCGCTAACCTAACCTAATCAGGCTCGAGATAAACTGCATATAATTAAAAGTGTCAAAATACACTAAATTTTGTAAGTCTGTAATGAGCCTTATAAAGGTTCAGAGTACGAGTTGTATAGTTTAACTTTGTTTGCGTCCATTATTCTGATTGATTTTCTCAATGAGATTTGTGCGAAATCAAGAGTGTTACCAGTATAATTAATTTTtccccaaccgagctaagtataGGTCACAACAGAGACAGAACATACATAATAGTATCATATACCTACTCTAAcatagaagttcggcttctATACACGTATCTATTTACCGTGTACATACAATATTGTAACTGTTATTAAATGACAGTTGCATTGGTCAACTCGGCGAGCGTACTTTCTCCATAGGGTTGGTTTTGAGCAGCTACCGCCATGCTTTACATGTTGTTCAGTCCCAATTCCATTCCGTCATTCAAGATTGTTCGTCTTAGTGTAATTTTTGACCTACCCCTGGGACTGGTGCCCATAGGAGCCCATGACATAGCTGCTTTTGCTGTTCTCTCATCTGATAGGCGCCAAACATGTCAAACAAATCTCATTAGTCTTCTTTTTCTGACTGTCTCACTTGCCAGAGGTACCTTAGCTCTTCGCCTGAGCTCTTCATTTGTGACGTGGTTACGCCAGGAGATGCCTAGGGTTGTCCTGAGGCATTTACGTTGGAATTGAAATGGAACTAAAATGTCAGAGGGGATCCTTTGTACTGTCactttgtttttattctatatatataacttCAGCTGATTACACATGAGGTATTTTACAATTTCGATAAGGCACATGCGtgttttttaatgatattttgaatgacatgttatatgttgtgtatgttatgTGTCCAACAGTTATGTGTGattattactcctggaagagtagatgTTGCAGACTGTGAAAAGTTGTCAACAACTaaagaaacaataaacaataatattttgaaaacttagTCATCCTGTtggtttttttacccatcttgtttttttgtttttgcgctatctcattatttttgcactttgTACAGGATGTCAGCCATAAAAATGACCTTTACCTTGCTATGGCCTAACTGGATTTACCAGTTTAGACGCACGCATGACCCCATGTGCCGCATGATTCACACAAGAACACATGCAAGGGCCTCTACAAGGCTGATACAACAATAATGTACAGCACCACGTCAACAAACGCCAGGTATGTGAAATCTTGTATATGTTAGTCTTTGCCGAAGACATATGAGGGAAATAGAAAGCGAATGGTAAAAATGAGCTTCACGGTAAAGCGAAATATATCTAATCACTAAtcttaataaaaaaatgtcatctGCCATGTTGTTTACCTGTTCGGGGTCATACAGTTTGAGTGtatatccaaaatacacgcttactttctaaCTATCCCTGACAATGAGATATCAAAGAAACCACACATTATGAAAGTgctgggtaaattcgtcttccactgcctacaaagaagaagtcaaacccaacaaaactagTATAATACACTTAAGTAGcacagcatagtcatagaatgtagttcttaTCACCTTTGTACTTTCCTTATTacacatgttgtttgtacctgcaattaacCCTCggacatgaacttgcaataaacatattattattattctcaATCTTGTCTACAGAATACTCACATGTACGTATTCCAACTAAGGATATTGGAAGAGCTACAAAGAAAGGAGATTTCCAAAATCACAGATCAGTTCGAAATCCCGGAACCTAGCCATAGACTTCACCATCGACTCTGCATTTGCATTGGTTCTGTAATACACGTCACAAATCTGCCCCCGACATGTTAATGGCGAAGCTAAGGCGCCCCGGTACTACTAAGGTAGTGTTTGCTCTGACCATCGTGGGCGCAGTGTACTATTTCGTGCAACCGTGTAAATGCCCCCTTGGCCCTGCACGAAGCACGGAAAGCATTGCACCCCATAATGTAGACAAAGAGAGTGAAAACCAGTTGTTAAGAGAGGTTCGGGGAGACGAAGACCCAGTCTTAATCGGCAAAAGTGCAGCAGTGACCACTTCTGAATCAGTACAGCCCACATGTAAGAGAATATGGCAGAAGGGACGGTCGTCATGGTTTGATAGCAGGTTTGATGACAACATCAGGCCTGTCTGGTCACGGGCTAACATAGAGCTGCCTGCTGACGCCAGGACGTGGTGGATGGTAAGGATGGCATCTTTGCATTTGATAGAACAGTTTGTACGTAACATGCTTCAACTTTAAGATTGTTTGGTTACAGTTTGCTGGAGTAAGGACTGTTTCGTTGAACATATTAAGATTGAATGTTAGTGTGCATGAACGGACGAATGAAACCTAGTATAGAAAGGGTAATGATCATGACCTTGTCCAAGTTCAGCGGCCTGAACTGAATAAGtagtgaaataaaaaaaaataaccccAAGCTCTTTTGACCTGGAAGAGAATTCACCAGTCTGAAAAGGGTGTAGTTGTGTGCTGTTTACATATTGTATTAATCCATCTTACATCTTCCCCATGTGCAGGCTGATAGCATCGTCTTTCTCATTCTTATTCCCA includes:
- the LOC118417518 gene encoding CMP-N-acetylneuraminate-beta-galactosamide-alpha-2,3-sialyltransferase 2-like isoform X4, which translates into the protein MIRMTVKLFITTIVFVLIMLGAMYHYVQPGKSPIARKTGGTAPPDEDDKNNSQLSRWWRKFQGDGEPVQLQANKSAAVTTPPVVVPTPPVVVQPTCKRIWQKGRSSWFDSRFDDNIRPVWSRANIELPADARKWWMAIQESKDEDPAPLLTALFDIGAPDVDPWASRNLTECLRCAVVGNSGNLRQSNYGEEIDGYDLIFRMNGAPTQGWEKDVGHRTTHHFMYPESAIDLSDDVSFVLMNFKPLDLKWMKTALTDGSITWTYMTVRSRIQTNKSKILVYNPAFVKYIHDRWTERHAIYPSTGSLVVLFAVHVCDEVDVYGYGADKHGIWDHYWDPSHIGQTIGQTIGVHDSSFEQLLLQKLQLEGIIKIHRGNADH
- the LOC118417518 gene encoding CMP-N-acetylneuraminate-beta-galactosamide-alpha-2,3-sialyltransferase 2-like isoform X3, whose amino-acid sequence is MIRMTVKLFITTIVFVLIMLGAMYHYVQPGKSPIARKTGGTAPPDEDDKNNSQLSRWWRKFQGDGEPVQLQANKSAAVTTPPVVVPTPPVVVQPTCKRIWQKGRSSWFDSRFDDNIRPVWSRANIELPADARKWWMAIQESKDEDPAPLLTALFDIGAPDVDPWASRNLTECLRCAVVGNSGNLRQSNYGEEIDGYDLIFRMNGAPTQGWEKDVGHRTTHHFMYPESAIDLSDDVSFVLMNFKPLDLKWMKTALTDGSITWTYMTVRSRIQTNKSKILVYNPAFVKYIHDRWTERHAIYPSTGSLVVLFAVHVCDEVDVYGYGADKHGIWDHYWDPSHIGQTIGQTIGVHDSSFEQLLLQKLQLEGIIKIHRGNADH